From the Conexivisphaerales archaeon genome, the window GTTTGGTGGAGAAGCAGGAAACTTCAGAGTTACGATCAAGTCACCAGAGGGGACAGAAAGGAGAAATGTATCTGCAGTTATAGTTGCCACGGGGTTTGAACATTTTGATGCAAGCGTAGACCCCAGATACAGCTATGGCAAGGCGCCAAACGTTATAGGGATAAACGAGCTTGAAGTGATGCTCAGTCAGGGGAAGGTGACAGGGCACGATGGCAAGGTACCAAAAAGGGTTGCATTTGTCTTCTGCGTTGGTTCGAGAGACAGGTCAACTAACCCTTGGTGCTGCACTGTATGCTGCGGGGTGAGCATAAAACAGGCGATAGAGCTGAAGCAATTGCTGAAGGATGTTCAGGTCTATATGATCTACATGGACATCAGGACTGTAGGCCTGTGGGAGAAGCTGTACTGGGATAGCATGGAGAAATACGGTATAAACTACATAAGAGGGAGAGTTGGTGAGGTCTACTACACAGGGGAGAAGCTGCTGGTCAAGGGCGAAGATACGCTCGTCAGAGGGCCTTTCGAAGTACTTTTCGATATGGTGGTTCTTGCAGTTGGTATTGAGCCTGGAGAAGGGACAAAGCAGATATCGAAGCTGCTTGGGCTCAGGGTTAACGAATACGGCTTTCTTGCTCCCAGAATTCCTAACGTGCACTTCGATTCAGGGAAGGAAGGAATCTACCTTGCAGGTGCATGTGTAGCTCCCATGTCGGTAGAGGAGAGCATAGCCGAAGGCTCAGCAGCAGCGATGCAGGCTGCGAAGATGGTTGCAAAGTTGAAGGTGAGAGTTTGACGGAAGAGAAGGAGAAGGATGAGAAGGGGAAGTTCATTATTGAGAGAAGGTACGTCGATGATGACAGAATAATAGAGCCAGAGAAGCTGGAGGTAGGGGGTATAGACATATCAGGTAGATGGGGTACACTTGTATTACCCAGGACGATAGAGGATTTTGATACATCGATCTACGAAAGGGTTCAGGAGCTGCCAAGAGGGGAGAATATAGGCAAATGCTGGCAGTGCGGAAACTGCACGGCTGTATGCCCCGTCGCCCATGCTCATCCTGAGTTCAACCCCAGATATCTGATACATGTGGTCAGGATGGGATACAAGGCTGAGATAAACAGGCTGAAGGAATCAGTTTACCTCTGTTCAGGGTGCGGTCTATGCAGCGCTGCCTGTCCCAAGGGCGTCGACCCGCAGGGAGTCATGATAGCAATGAGCATAGCATTCAAGGCGAAGGAGTAAATGCATTTGCTCGCTACTCTAGCATTTTACATCATACTGCCCAGCTCTGTGGTCAACCCATACCTGCTTGAATTATTCCTTGCCTTGCTAGCTGTAATTTCATTCGTTATGCTATACAGGAGAATCAAAGGATGGCATGTCGAGTTCACACCTCTTTCACTGCTCGGCAAAGTCAGCGCAAGGAAAGGTTCAGATATGGAAAGAGTATCCATTAGCAAAAAGCTTTCGATATTGGCAGGTGTAACTTTCAGAGATATACTGCTTCTCAGAAGAGCTGGTGCATGGTGCGAAGAAGATATTCATACAGCTGGAAGGGGCATGCTGATGTGGGGTTTTGGTCTTCTTGTGATTGTAAGCTTCATAGGTTTCATCCTTGACCCATCCATGTCGTCCTATGCTATTCAGTACCCTATGAAATATTTACTTGCAGCGTCCAAAGCTATTATTGCACTTGGAGCAACAGTGCTGCTGCTGAGGAGACTCCTTTACAGAAACAGGAGGATTTCAACCGATAAGCACACATGGATACTTCAGTCAGTCTTCCTATTCATTGGCATAAGCGGTCTTCTAGCAGATTTAGCATCTTTTGGAGCGAGTCTTTTTCTATTCGAAGTCTTTTACTTGCTCTATTTATCTTCTTTCTCAGCCTTCCTGCTGTACTATCCGTTCAGTGAACTTGCTTTCCTGATATGGAAGGGTTCTCTTCTGACCCAGGAAAGCTTTGAGGAGCAGCTGAAATTAGCGATAAAGAGTGGGAAGTCTTTTGGAAGCAGTGGATAAGGAGAGTCTGGCGTTCAAGACCGAGGTAGCCTTTCTGGGTAAAGACCATGTAGGTTCTGTGAGGCATTTTGAAGGCCTGAGTCTGTCATATTTTATCGAAGCAACAAGAAAGGAGCTTTCTGGTTTGAACCTCGATTATAAGGAAGAAAAGTTAGCGCTTAAGGGAAGAAATGTCTACACCAGCGTGGCTGAAGCAGGCAAGGGGATATACATCTGGGTGAAGGCATTAGAACTGGAAGCGGGGGTTGTAGTGGAAATAAGAGTTGTGCATGGTACAGAAGACAGTGCTCAGGCCGATGAATTGCTCTCGAACCTTCTGGGGAAGATCGAAAGCGATGTAGCAAACGGATGAAATTTTCCATGATATATTGAATGTGAAAGGAAGCAGTCAACATTAGCTAAAGCAGGTGGAATGTCTGCAGCTTTCGTTCAGGGTTAGCGTTATATCTGAGAGGTTCTTCATGATCAGCAGAATTCAACTTCAGGGCTGCCTAGGATAAACACATATACAGCTTTTGAACCAGCTGTAACCATGCCGAAAGTAGTTGTTTTATCGCCACTGCCTGCTGCCGTGGTAAGAAGTTTCTTTTCGCCTTACATCTCAAGAGGGCTTGATATAGATGTGGTTACTGTAGATGACCCTGCATCCCCAAGGCTGAAGGAGGAGCTGAAGGATGCCGATGTGGTGATCGGCGACTACACATTCAGGATAGGTATAGACAGAGAGCTTGTGCAATATATGAATAAAGTGAAGCTGATACAGCAACCGAGCACTGGTTATGACCATATAGATATCAGAGCATGTGCTGAAAAGGGGATACCTGTCTCAAACATAGGCGGGGCCAATTCCCTTTCAGTGGCCGAGCATACGATAGCACTTGCTCTGGCTCTGATAAAAAGAATTCCATACGCACATCAGCAGATAATGCAGGGAAGATGGGGGCAGGCAGAGCTGATGAACAGTGTAGGCGAAATCTACGGAAAGACCTGGGGTGTGGTAGGAACAGGCAGGACTGGCAGAGAGGTCATAAAGAGAGCTTCCGCATTCGGTGCAAAGATAATCTATTATGACAAGGTAAGACAGCCTGACCTTGAATACAGGGAATTGGATGAATTGTTGAACATCAGCGATATAGTCTCAATACACCTGCCTCTTACAGAAGAGACCAAAGAGCTGATAGGGGAGAGCCGACTCAGACTGATGAAACCGAGCTCCATTTTGATAAACGTATCAAGAGGTGAAATATGTGACGAAATAGCACTGGCGAAGGCTGTTGCTGAGGGCTGGATAGCGGGTGCAGGTATAGATGTCTTTTCACAGGAACCGCTTCGGATTGACCATCCTCTTGTCCAGGCTGCAAACGAAGGTGCAAACCTTATTCTGACCCCTCACATAGCCGGTGCAACGAACGAAGCCAGGATGAGAATTATACAGTTTACAATACAGAACGTAGCCAGAGTTCTGATGGGAGAAAGGCCAGAGAATGTGGTCAATCTATGAATGTATCCAAGCTAATAGTCTCTTCGCTGAGTAGGCTTGGCGTCGCTAGGGTTTACGGGCTGATAGGTGTATCTATTCTCGACCTGCTCGATGCGTTCAGAGAATCATCGATCAGATACATATCGACAAGGCACGAACAAGTAGCAGTAAGCATGGCCGATGCTGAAGGGAGACTATCGCACA encodes:
- a CDS encoding FAD-dependent oxidoreductase yields the protein MSKQTDNQVLVVGAGPAGLRAAMDLAEFGIHVLLVEKRGELGGAPTRWKYHSLAPDFTPTEQVLGPMIEFCESSELVEVKKNCTITEFGGEAGNFRVTIKSPEGTERRNVSAVIVATGFEHFDASVDPRYSYGKAPNVIGINELEVMLSQGKVTGHDGKVPKRVAFVFCVGSRDRSTNPWCCTVCCGVSIKQAIELKQLLKDVQVYMIYMDIRTVGLWEKLYWDSMEKYGINYIRGRVGEVYYTGEKLLVKGEDTLVRGPFEVLFDMVVLAVGIEPGEGTKQISKLLGLRVNEYGFLAPRIPNVHFDSGKEGIYLAGACVAPMSVEESIAEGSAAAMQAAKMVAKLKVRV
- a CDS encoding 2-hydroxyacid dehydrogenase, which produces MPKVVVLSPLPAAVVRSFFSPYISRGLDIDVVTVDDPASPRLKEELKDADVVIGDYTFRIGIDRELVQYMNKVKLIQQPSTGYDHIDIRACAEKGIPVSNIGGANSLSVAEHTIALALALIKRIPYAHQQIMQGRWGQAELMNSVGEIYGKTWGVVGTGRTGREVIKRASAFGAKIIYYDKVRQPDLEYRELDELLNISDIVSIHLPLTEETKELIGESRLRLMKPSSILINVSRGEICDEIALAKAVAEGWIAGAGIDVFSQEPLRIDHPLVQAANEGANLILTPHIAGATNEARMRIIQFTIQNVARVLMGERPENVVNL
- a CDS encoding 4Fe-4S dicluster domain-containing protein, producing the protein MTEEKEKDEKGKFIIERRYVDDDRIIEPEKLEVGGIDISGRWGTLVLPRTIEDFDTSIYERVQELPRGENIGKCWQCGNCTAVCPVAHAHPEFNPRYLIHVVRMGYKAEINRLKESVYLCSGCGLCSAACPKGVDPQGVMIAMSIAFKAKE